One window of the Candidatus Falkowbacteria bacterium genome contains the following:
- a CDS encoding adenylosuccinate synthase (catalyzes the formation of N6-(1,2,-dicarboxyethyl)-AMP from L-aspartate, inosine monophosphate and GTP in AMP biosynthesis): MNKLERMLQGVNTAAVICSQWGDTGKGKIVDLLAEWADVIARGTGADNAGHTIWVQGKKYVMHLIPSGILHDGEGKINIIGSGVAVNPRVVLEEMAMISEAGLSYDHLMIALNAKLILPQHILLDRLRESKTGKIGTTGRGVGPVYADHYARMGLIVNDMLNPASFREKFKRNLREKMVLLKEYDPVLIQELMHHEHLEKGLFFSDGIGIFDVDAIVERYVEYGRLLRDLISDTDTLLKRIVGTKKVLLEGAQGTMLSVDHGSYPYVTSSDCTDQGLAHGVGLKDKHIDLVLNIAKACYMTRVGGGPFPTEIGGHASADWCAESGVNRRIEKDNYPFATVNSQQGFLQGIAIRMAGDEYGATTGRPRRVGWLDLPVLRYATRQCGRDVILTKLDVLSGCETIKICSHYQYVGEPFNYGADTIDTGYEVKVAIPFAEVMDKCEPVYAEFPGWCCDISAIREYDELPIALKEIVAFIEKQTDVRVRIISVGADRDATIIL, translated from the coding sequence CTGGCCGAGTGGGCCGATGTCATAGCACGCGGCACCGGCGCCGACAATGCCGGGCACACGATCTGGGTGCAAGGCAAGAAGTATGTCATGCACCTCATCCCGTCGGGCATCCTGCACGACGGTGAGGGCAAGATCAATATCATCGGCAGCGGCGTAGCGGTCAATCCCCGAGTAGTTCTCGAGGAGATGGCTATGATCAGCGAAGCTGGCTTGTCCTATGATCATCTGATGATCGCTTTGAATGCCAAGCTGATCCTGCCGCAGCACATCCTGCTTGATCGCTTGCGCGAGAGCAAGACTGGCAAGATCGGCACGACCGGACGCGGCGTCGGACCGGTCTACGCCGATCATTACGCCAGGATGGGGCTGATCGTCAACGACATGCTGAATCCCGCCTCTTTCCGCGAGAAGTTCAAGCGGAATCTTCGGGAAAAGATGGTCCTGCTCAAGGAGTATGATCCGGTGCTCATCCAGGAACTGATGCATCATGAACATCTGGAAAAAGGGCTTTTCTTTTCGGACGGCATCGGAATTTTTGATGTTGATGCCATTGTCGAGCGTTACGTCGAGTACGGGCGCTTGCTGAGAGACCTGATCAGCGATACCGATACGCTGCTGAAGCGTATCGTCGGCACAAAGAAGGTTTTGCTTGAGGGAGCCCAAGGAACGATGCTCTCGGTGGACCACGGAAGCTATCCCTACGTCACCTCATCCGATTGCACCGACCAGGGTTTGGCCCATGGTGTCGGCTTGAAGGACAAGCACATCGACTTGGTGCTGAACATCGCCAAGGCGTGTTACATGACGCGCGTCGGCGGCGGACCGTTCCCGACCGAAATCGGCGGCCATGCCTCGGCTGACTGGTGCGCCGAAAGCGGAGTTAACAGAAGGATAGAAAAGGACAATTATCCGTTCGCCACCGTTAATTCGCAGCAAGGCTTCTTGCAGGGAATCGCCATCAGGATGGCGGGTGATGAATACGGAGCTACCACCGGCCGTCCACGGCGGGTGGGCTGGCTCGACCTTCCGGTGCTGCGCTATGCCACGAGGCAATGCGGCAGAGACGTGATCCTGACCAAGCTGGATGTTCTCTCTGGCTGTGAGACGATCAAGATCTGTTCGCATTATCAATATGTCGGCGAGCCCTTTAACTACGGCGCCGACACCATCGACACGGGTTATGAGGTCAAGGTGGCTATTCCGTTCGCTGAAGTTATGGATAAGTGCGAGCCGGTCTATGCCGAGTTTCCTGGCTGGTGCTGCGATATTAGCGCCATCAGGGAATATGACGAACTTCCAATCGCCCTCAAGGAGATTGTCGCGTTCATCGAGAAGCAAACCGACGTTCGTGTCAGGATCATCTCGGTAGGCGCCGATCGCGATGCTACGATCATTCTGTAA
- a CDS encoding M23 family metallopeptidase, translating to MNKTIYKYIILAFLALIFAFLFFNLRNKHVTQNGTDSKMTVGQAVNADEAKKDEKMTEVEVEEGDVFNKIGARGGLDASACYAIYDDVKEVYDLAKLRVGNKLYFYSDNNGSINKLMYAVDNDRELFIEKGADGRWSGKMQNIVYEVREKTVEGTIDSSLYESAMAAGADERAVLQFAEGLEWSIDFANDPRVGDKYKFVYEERYRDGRFVMPGKVLAGAYLNGDKLYQTFYFEESEDNKGYFDENGNSVQKMFLKAPLAFKYISSPFTTGRRYVEAFSVSTKHRAIDYAAAQGTPIRAIGDGTVTHAGWAAGYGNFTSINHNSTYSTNYGHQSKIIVKRGQRVRQGEVIGYVGSTGFSTGPHLHFEMEKNGVKVNPANEIVPPGRPIGDSRKADFTKAIDQLKEKIKI from the coding sequence ATGAATAAAACAATTTATAAATACATAATTTTAGCGTTTTTAGCCTTGATTTTTGCCTTTTTATTTTTCAATCTGCGCAACAAGCATGTAACGCAGAATGGAACAGATTCTAAAATGACGGTCGGTCAGGCCGTCAATGCAGATGAAGCTAAAAAGGATGAAAAAATGACCGAGGTGGAAGTTGAGGAGGGCGACGTTTTCAACAAGATCGGTGCCAGGGGCGGATTGGATGCGTCAGCCTGCTACGCGATTTATGACGACGTCAAAGAGGTCTATGACTTGGCCAAGTTGCGAGTCGGCAACAAACTTTATTTTTACTCTGATAATAACGGATCGATCAATAAGCTGATGTACGCTGTCGATAATGACCGAGAGCTTTTCATCGAGAAGGGTGCTGATGGGCGATGGTCGGGCAAGATGCAGAACATCGTTTATGAAGTGCGGGAAAAAACCGTCGAAGGGACGATCGACTCTTCGCTTTACGAATCGGCCATGGCGGCCGGTGCTGATGAGCGAGCCGTGTTGCAATTCGCCGAAGGACTGGAGTGGAGCATTGATTTCGCGAATGACCCCCGTGTCGGCGATAAGTATAAGTTCGTTTATGAGGAGCGCTATCGCGATGGCCGCTTCGTTATGCCCGGCAAAGTCTTAGCCGGTGCCTACCTTAACGGTGACAAGCTCTACCAGACATTTTATTTTGAAGAATCGGAAGATAATAAAGGCTACTTCGACGAGAATGGCAATTCGGTGCAAAAGATGTTCCTGAAGGCGCCGCTAGCTTTCAAATATATTTCTTCGCCGTTCACTACTGGGCGCCGCTACGTCGAAGCTTTCAGCGTCTCGACCAAGCATCGGGCTATCGATTATGCCGCTGCGCAGGGAACGCCGATCAGGGCGATCGGCGACGGCACCGTAACCCATGCGGGCTGGGCCGCCGGCTATGGCAATTTTACCTCGATCAACCATAACAGTACCTATTCGACCAATTATGGGCATCAGTCGAAAATTATCGTCAAGCGCGGGCAGCGAGTGCGCCAGGGCGAGGTGATCGGCTATGTCGGTTCGACCGGCTTCTCCACCGGGCCCCATCTGCATTTCGAGATGGAAAAGAATGGCGTCAAGGTCAATCCGGCTAATGAGATCGTTCCTCCAGGAAGGCCGATCGGCGACTCTAGGAAAGCCGATTTCACAAAGGCTATCGACCAGTTGAAAGAGAAGATCAAGATCTGA
- a CDS encoding lamin tail domain-containing protein: protein MNNKTPKSSKAKKTLKSHGPERHSWLKKFSIAGEDFTINFSFKQKPPKEANKSYLFKHRKEIKGGLAYGGQAFAAVVLLTVIVSMLSWSALIWNKSVQDRYRPIQLLRSTLGNFGQLAMDTISGQNDASASSTSPSIFSLIAEGVKKEIGSLASGVKKQITKISPPKNETKVPVSPPPAAPVASSAPIAVAPVKIEPPTPVKKAVPTTTPVVKKPEPVKTVVPTTTPVVKATTTPATTTTPVVKAPEPEQQQTVVKYVINEAPVYPETSITASPASLTSSTAATFAYSSNKSVVVYEYKLDNGTWISAGNTVSLSGLSEGNHVFMARSTDSVGPDPTPVQYDWRIDLTPPAIVFVSAPASSTNQTTAAFEFGANELATYHYKLDSEAWQQSVGATTSFSGLSEGFHELSAYGVDTLGFQGATIEANWLVDLLPPTAYLNEVPQTTSLEDYSVNGLNVSFGGSDQNMPNGSGIFSYDVEYAIDGGAWQQWNQALEQDYAVFGQQMSENQVVNFRVRAHDGAGNLGDWGDTSQTRFASTRPSNLVLSEVQITGDSATDEFIELYNPTDDAITLDTSVFVLSFKNSAGNETILVDDFMNMQIDAHGYVLVASADYSGGATPDISYPPTSEVPANATVIISQSGQAIDRLGFGTAQEFELEPFADNPGPYESLERKAAGTSTAGTMVNGATHHLSGNGYDSNSNAEDFVLKIQSEPQNVDSGTELAYGSGIDFRFAMSGAASFFGGVWFSLAKSWINPARLESLNGFIDNAINDLVSEVVAAQLVFDSFDYQWQDFSTRLVRGIINKT from the coding sequence GTGAACAACAAAACGCCAAAATCATCAAAGGCCAAAAAGACGCTAAAGTCTCATGGACCTGAACGCCATTCGTGGCTGAAGAAATTCAGTATCGCTGGCGAAGATTTTACTATAAATTTCAGCTTTAAGCAGAAGCCGCCCAAGGAGGCCAATAAGAGCTACCTCTTCAAGCATCGCAAGGAAATCAAAGGCGGCCTGGCATATGGAGGACAAGCTTTTGCGGCGGTAGTCCTGTTGACCGTAATAGTCAGCATGCTGTCATGGTCGGCCCTGATTTGGAACAAATCGGTGCAAGATCGATACCGGCCGATACAGCTTTTGCGGTCGACTTTGGGCAACTTCGGCCAGCTGGCCATGGATACCATCTCCGGTCAGAACGACGCTAGCGCCTCATCGACCTCGCCTTCGATTTTTTCCTTGATTGCCGAGGGGGTGAAGAAGGAGATCGGCAGTCTGGCTTCGGGGGTGAAGAAACAGATTACCAAGATAAGCCCTCCTAAAAACGAAACCAAAGTCCCCGTAAGTCCGCCGCCGGCTGCTCCAGTCGCCTCGAGCGCGCCGATTGCGGTCGCGCCTGTAAAAATCGAGCCGCCAACACCGGTAAAGAAAGCGGTGCCGACCACGACACCGGTGGTCAAGAAACCTGAACCGGTGAAGACGGTGGTGCCGACCACGACACCGGTGGTCAAGGCAACGACTACGCCGGCCACCACCACGACACCGGTGGTCAAGGCGCCGGAACCGGAACAGCAGCAGACGGTCGTGAAATATGTCATCAACGAAGCGCCGGTTTACCCGGAAACCTCTATAACGGCCTCGCCTGCATCATTAACTAGCTCAACCGCAGCCACCTTCGCCTACTCATCCAATAAATCAGTCGTGGTTTATGAGTACAAGCTGGATAACGGAACGTGGATTTCTGCCGGCAATACGGTTTCGCTCTCGGGGTTATCGGAGGGGAATCATGTCTTTATGGCCAGAAGCACGGATTCAGTCGGCCCTGACCCGACGCCGGTCCAATACGATTGGCGGATCGACCTGACGCCGCCAGCCATCGTTTTCGTTTCCGCTCCCGCCAGCTCCACCAACCAGACAACAGCCGCTTTCGAATTCGGGGCCAACGAATTGGCGACTTATCACTATAAGCTTGATTCGGAGGCCTGGCAGCAATCCGTCGGTGCGACGACAAGCTTCAGCGGCTTATCTGAGGGCTTTCACGAGTTATCAGCATACGGTGTCGATACGCTCGGTTTCCAGGGGGCGACAATTGAAGCGAATTGGCTTGTCGACCTCTTGCCGCCTACGGCCTATCTCAACGAGGTGCCGCAAACGACGAGCCTGGAAGATTATTCGGTCAACGGTTTGAATGTCAGCTTCGGCGGTTCGGACCAGAACATGCCTAATGGCAGCGGCATTTTCAGCTACGATGTGGAGTACGCAATCGACGGAGGGGCCTGGCAGCAGTGGAATCAAGCCTTGGAGCAGGATTACGCAGTTTTCGGCCAGCAGATGTCCGAGAATCAGGTCGTTAACTTCCGAGTTCGAGCTCACGACGGTGCAGGCAATCTCGGCGACTGGGGCGACACCAGCCAGACCAGGTTCGCCAGCACCAGGCCAAGCAACCTGGTCTTGAGCGAGGTGCAGATCACCGGAGACAGCGCGACAGACGAGTTCATCGAGCTATACAACCCGACAGACGATGCCATTACTTTGGATACGTCGGTATTCGTCCTTTCTTTCAAAAATTCTGCGGGCAACGAAACCATCCTGGTCGATGACTTCATGAACATGCAGATCGATGCCCACGGCTATGTCTTGGTGGCATCCGCCGATTACAGCGGCGGGGCGACGCCAGACATCAGCTATCCGCCAACAAGCGAAGTTCCTGCCAACGCCACTGTTATCATCAGCCAATCAGGCCAAGCCATCGACAGGCTGGGTTTCGGTACGGCCCAGGAATTCGAACTAGAACCATTCGCCGACAACCCCGGACCATACGAAAGCTTGGAGCGCAAAGCTGCTGGAACCTCTACTGCCGGCACTATGGTCAATGGCGCAACGCACCATCTTTCCGGCAACGGCTACGACAGCAATAGCAACGCTGAAGATTTCGTCTTGAAAATACAATCAGAGCCGCAGAACGTCGATAGCGGCACCGAGCTGGCTTATGGGTCTGGTATCGATTTCAGATTCGCCATGTCGGGCGCAGCCTCGTTCTTTGGCGGCGTTTGGTTCAGCCTGGCGAAGAGCTGGATCAATCCAGCCCGTCTCGAATCGCTCAACGGATTTATCGATAACGCGATCAATGACCTGGTTTCGGAAGTCGTCGCGGCCCAGCTCGTGTTCGATAGTTTTGATTACCAATGGCAAGATTTTTCTACACGCCTGGTTAGAGGAATAATCAATAAAACCTAA
- a CDS encoding hemerythrin domain-containing protein — protein sequence MHHLDDEIMYYMAKCHEELDRLIGQVGEADGDEMRLELFGRFKAKLEQHMLTEERSIFSLDDLAEGSMVDATRRLYKDHIKIKAQVAEIEASIRSGGSVKLTDFIQTIFGHHKLEDETLYPYLDHHLAPERKRELLAEVRTNLD from the coding sequence ATGCACCACTTGGATGATGAGATAATGTATTATATGGCTAAGTGCCACGAAGAGCTTGACCGATTGATCGGACAGGTCGGCGAGGCTGATGGCGACGAGATGCGTCTCGAATTGTTCGGCCGGTTCAAGGCGAAACTGGAGCAGCACATGCTGACCGAGGAGAGATCGATATTCAGCCTAGATGACCTAGCCGAGGGCTCGATGGTCGATGCGACGAGGCGTCTATACAAGGATCACATAAAGATAAAGGCGCAGGTGGCGGAAATCGAGGCTTCCATCAGGAGCGGGGGTTCGGTCAAGCTCACAGATTTCATCCAGACCATTTTCGGCCACCATAAGCTCGAAGACGAGACCCTTTATCCATATCTTGACCATCACTTGGCACCAGAGCGCAAACGGGAGTTGCTGGCGGAAGTGAGGACTAATTTGGATTAG
- a CDS encoding ABC-F family ATP-binding cassette domain-containing protein, whose amino-acid sequence MAEEVILRFDEVSFEYIHKKPTLDEASFSVRRGSKITLMGQNGAGKSTLFGLIKGELKPKSGKISMPSGSTIGTAKQTVSREDLELTVEAYFAKAFEVVPANLASRISKVLEAVNLVIPTERKVGEMSGGQQARLLLAIALIQNPDILLLDEPTNNLDKEGIDHLVTFLVMYEKTVIVISHDADFLNCFTEGVIYLDIHTHKIETYVGDYFTVVEEIAKRVEREKMKNAQLEKQIKDRKEKVNFFANKGGKMRKLASKLKEETAELEDNMVDVRKEDRTIRKFSIPVQDVSGEIVKIESVKVIRNHEPIIKEVNIILRKRSRLLVSGPNGVGKSTFLRTLVSRNHEGAKIMEGIRVGYYSQDFATLDFNDTVFESLQRAAADGIDDQEMRNVAGGFMVAGDLLGQQVGALSEGQKGLLSFARLVLMQPAIIILDEPTNHINFRHIPVIAKAIDDFEGAIIMISHMPEFVKEIEFTEFLDLGKV is encoded by the coding sequence ATGGCAGAAGAAGTAATCTTGAGGTTTGACGAAGTCAGCTTCGAATATATCCACAAAAAACCGACTTTAGACGAGGCCAGCTTCAGCGTGCGCCGCGGCTCTAAAATTACCCTGATGGGCCAAAATGGCGCCGGTAAAAGCACCTTGTTCGGCCTGATCAAGGGCGAGCTCAAGCCTAAGAGCGGTAAGATTTCCATGCCCTCGGGCAGTACTATCGGCACCGCCAAGCAGACCGTTTCCAGGGAAGACTTGGAGTTGACGGTCGAGGCTTATTTCGCCAAGGCTTTCGAGGTCGTGCCAGCTAATCTGGCTAGCCGCATCAGCAAGGTGCTGGAGGCAGTCAATCTGGTCATCCCGACGGAGCGCAAAGTCGGCGAGATGTCCGGCGGCCAGCAGGCCCGCCTGCTCTTGGCGATCGCCTTGATCCAGAATCCGGACATCCTGCTCTTGGATGAGCCGACCAACAATCTGGACAAAGAGGGGATTGACCATCTGGTCACCTTTCTGGTCATGTATGAGAAAACAGTCATAGTAATTTCCCATGACGCCGATTTTTTGAATTGCTTCACCGAAGGCGTCATCTATCTGGATATCCACACTCACAAGATCGAGACTTATGTCGGCGACTATTTTACGGTGGTCGAAGAGATCGCTAAGCGGGTCGAGCGTGAAAAGATGAAAAATGCTCAGCTCGAGAAGCAGATCAAGGACCGCAAGGAAAAAGTCAACTTTTTCGCCAACAAAGGCGGCAAGATGCGCAAATTAGCTTCGAAGCTTAAAGAGGAGACAGCCGAACTGGAAGATAACATGGTCGATGTCCGCAAGGAAGACCGCACGATCCGCAAGTTTAGTATCCCCGTCCAGGATGTCAGCGGCGAGATCGTCAAGATCGAGTCAGTCAAAGTCATCCGCAACCACGAGCCGATCATCAAGGAAGTGAACATAATTCTGCGCAAGCGCAGCCGGTTGCTGGTCTCTGGGCCGAACGGTGTGGGTAAGAGCACCTTTTTGCGCACATTGGTTTCGCGCAATCACGAGGGAGCTAAAATAATGGAGGGCATCCGAGTCGGCTATTATAGCCAGGATTTCGCCACGCTGGATTTCAATGATACAGTTTTCGAGTCGTTGCAACGAGCAGCCGCAGACGGCATCGACGATCAGGAGATGCGCAATGTGGCCGGAGGCTTCATGGTGGCCGGTGATCTTTTGGGCCAGCAGGTCGGTGCTTTATCGGAGGGGCAGAAAGGCTTGCTGTCTTTCGCCCGGCTGGTATTGATGCAGCCAGCAATCATCATCCTGGATGAGCCGACAAATCATATCAACTTCCGTCATATTCCGGTTATCGCCAAGGCCATTGACGACTTCGAGGGAGCGATCATCATGATCAGCCATATGCCCGAGTTCGTGAAGGAGATAGAATTTACTGAATTTTTGGATTTAGGCAAGGTATAG